The Candidatus Paceibacter sp. sequence ACCCTCGTAAATTAACTCCTTGTCCCACATCTGCTTGAGCGCCCACCAGACGCTTTCCATATACGCTGTGTCCATCGTCTTGTAGGAATTGTCAAAATCCACCCAACGGCCGACTTTTTCCACGTAATTTTTCCAATCGTCGGCAGTCTGAAGCACCACCTCGCGGCAAGCCTGGTTGAACTTTTCCACCCCCATAGCCTCAATGTCTTTTTTGCTCTTCAGCCCAAGCTTTTTCTCAATCATGTGCTCAATGGGCAGGCCGTGGCAGTCCCAACCCCAGCGGCGACGCACGTGGTAACCGCGCATGGTTTTGTAACGACCGAAGATGTCTTTGGCGACAGACGCCAACAAGCTGCCGTAATGAGGCAATCCGG is a genomic window containing:
- a CDS encoding class I tRNA ligase family protein → MDEKEILKFWKENKIFEKSLEKDSPKGEFVFYDGPPFATGLPHYGSLLASVAKDIFGRYKTMRGYHVRRRWGWDCHGLPIEHMIEKKLGLKSKKDIEAMGVEKFNQACREVVLQTADDWKNYVEKVGRWVDFDNSYKTMDTAYMESVWWALKQMWDKELIYEG